The genomic region CCTCAAGCGCACTCGCAAACGTCATCGATTGCCGGCGAAATTCGGGGCTCTCCGAGACGGCCCATGTCACCGCAACGGGACAGGCGATTCGATCGAGATGACGCATGGCACTTGCGGCCGCCTGCTCGGCCGGGGTGATGTTGACATATCGGCCGCGCGACGACAGCATAGCGGGATAGAGATCATACATCCCGCTCATCACCAGAGCGCCTTTGACCGTATCCGCAGGCAGCCCGCGCTTTTCCCAGTCAGTGATCAGCACGCAGCTGGTGAGATGCGCACCCGATGAGTGGCCCGCAATATAGATACGATCAGGGTCGCCGCCGAAGCTCCCGGCATTGCGAGCGGTCCAGGCGACCGCTTCCCGGCACTGTTCGATCATTACCGGCAACCGGACGTCTTTCACCGTGTTGAAGTCCGGCGCCAAAAAGGCCGCCCCGCGTCCGACCACGGTGGGGGCGGGAAAGGACGCATCGAGCCGCGAGTTGAACAGCCACGCGCCCCCGTGGAAATAGACGAGTATCGGCGCGCCCTTCGCGGTGGCGGGTGTGAAGATGTCGATCAACTCGATCTCGGCGGGACCATAATGCTCGGTGCGCGGCGGCATCCGCGAGCGCACCTCCGCACTGACCCGTCGGTCGTCAAGCTGCAGCTCGTTGAGCGTCGGCGCCCAATAAGACTGGTCATAGGCCTCATCCAGCTGTGTCTGGTCGTAATCCAGGAAGACGGTGGACCGCTGAGCGAATGCCGACGGAGCCCCGCCGAAGCTTACCGCTCCACTCAACGCGGCAACGCCGGAGAGAAATTGCCGGCGATGCATCACCACCGTCATTTCAACAGCTCCGCGGCTTTGTCGAGGCCAGCCTGCGCGCAGGCTTCATCCTTCTCCCCGCCCGGCGAGCCGGAGACGGCAACGCCGCCGATCGTATCGCCATCGACGAGGATGGGCAGCCCGCCTTGTGCCGGCATGATGTGCTCGAGCAACACCAGCTTGTCGCCGGGATCTGCCCGCACCCGCTTCTCCACGCTGCCGGAGGCTTGCCGGTAGGTGACCGAGGTAAAGGCTCGACGGTAGCTGTTTTCCATGGAATGCGGCGGCGAGCCGTCCCCACGCAGATGCACGAGAAGCTGAGCCTCTCGCCCGACGACCGCCACCGACACCTTGTAGCCTTGTGATTTGCAGTGTTCGCTCGCAGCGGTCGCGATGGCCAGCGCTGCCGACAGCGACAGATCCCGATGGGTGATCAGCTGCGCGCCTGCCGGTGCGGACATCGTGACAAGGCACCCCGTTGCAAGGCACCACATACCAATCCCGAGGGCTGCATGAAGGCGGCGGTTGTAAACCATGAAAATATTCTCCCTGCGGCAGCTATACTGCAACCCATGCTAGTTGTTCAGACGGTTTCGAATATTCCTTAAGAAATTGCCCGAAGGAGCCGAGTCATGCGTCTGTTCGCCTTGCTGGCACTCTGTGCCGCCTGCTTGGTCCTCTCGGCACCGGCTCGCAGCGAGAACTATGAAGACTGGATCACCGGCCTCCCTCGCCGCGACCTCCATGTTCAATCATGGCCGGAGCAGAAGAAGGTTGCTGTCAGCTTCGTGCTCTATGTGGAAGTCTGGGGCCATGATCAAGGGCCGAACTTCCGCTCGGATATGGGGGGCCGCAAACCCGACATTGTAGATGAGGCCTTCCGCCAATACGCCATCAATTGGGGTTTGCCTCGGACGGCTCGACTGTTCCAGGACATGGGCGTTCCTCTGAGCCTGGCGCTCAACGCCCAGTTTCCCCTGCAACAGCCGGGCGTTTGGAAGAAACTGCGCTCCGCCGTGCCCCACGCGCCGATCGTCGCCCACGGCATGAACAACTCGACCGACTTGCTCCCTTTGTCACAGGGTCCGGAGGCCCAGCGCGCCTATATCAGACA from Rhodoligotrophos appendicifer harbors:
- a CDS encoding alpha/beta hydrolase is translated as MTVVMHRRQFLSGVAALSGAVSFGGAPSAFAQRSTVFLDYDQTQLDEAYDQSYWAPTLNELQLDDRRVSAEVRSRMPPRTEHYGPAEIELIDIFTPATAKGAPILVYFHGGAWLFNSRLDASFPAPTVVGRGAAFLAPDFNTVKDVRLPVMIEQCREAVAWTARNAGSFGGDPDRIYIAGHSSGAHLTSCVLITDWEKRGLPADTVKGALVMSGMYDLYPAMLSSRGRYVNITPAEQAAASAMRHLDRIACPVAVTWAVSESPEFRRQSMTFASALEGMGRLESRTEVFTANHFTEPRQLDRPDTQVSRALFNLMKI
- a CDS encoding GlcG/HbpS family heme-binding protein, which gives rise to MVYNRRLHAALGIGMWCLATGCLVTMSAPAGAQLITHRDLSLSAALAIATAASEHCKSQGYKVSVAVVGREAQLLVHLRGDGSPPHSMENSYRRAFTSVTYRQASGSVEKRVRADPGDKLVLLEHIMPAQGGLPILVDGDTIGGVAVSGSPGGEKDEACAQAGLDKAAELLK
- a CDS encoding polysaccharide deacetylase: MRLFALLALCAACLVLSAPARSENYEDWITGLPRRDLHVQSWPEQKKVAVSFVLYVEVWGHDQGPNFRSDMGGRKPDIVDEAFRQYAINWGLPRTARLFQDMGVPLSLALNAQFPLQQPGVWKKLRSAVPHAPIVAHGMNNSTDLLPLSQGPEAQRAYIRQTLDLIEMETGIRSIGWSSPSVYPNAETFAATAAEGIRYSLDGMDSDILSTLETKPTSLLLIPYPPTVVDMGQYLSRFKEAADLERLWIDYVGELVREAKADPTREATVVAIGIHPFVVGTPAGAAALRRVLQAFQKEDLVWLTDVEAILRASPSQP